In one Scyliorhinus canicula chromosome 3, sScyCan1.1, whole genome shotgun sequence genomic region, the following are encoded:
- the LOC119963140 gene encoding uncharacterized protein LOC119963140 → MKSGGGPIQHEGQIRALIRAMMGPRELAIIKCQAHKKGTDSITQGNTKADKAAKEASGCIEATIAPVEIARPHPGPGVGNIEPQITLEDVAQLQEEAPAAEKTMWKDRGALQGQHDKIWRNGEGLVIAPTSLLTVLISEAHGVDHCARGEVARKIKKEGFWSPYLQNSIDYILGLCAVCAQNNIRKGITAPIGHEPRREGPFEVTKVSPTALQVEGSTLWYHLNHCTRTVPGVGERRETEDSGRADRSSSEEEIALHEENREEEEQSQSRTEIVADDESGSVHELADDTHAQPEPVSQGAEGGENRERASFPTWDLETISLGDFLDP, encoded by the exons ATGAAAAGCGGAGGAGGACCAATTCAACACGAAGGTCAAATCAGGGCTTTAATAAGGGCTATGATGGGTCCAAGGGAATTAGCCATAATTAAGTGTCAGGCGCATAAAAAGGGAACGGATAGCATCACACAGGGAAATACCAAAGCCGACAAGGCGGCTAAAGAAGCGTCAGGATGCATTGAGGCTACGATAGCCCCAGTAGAAATAGCAAGGCCGCACCCAGGGCCAGGTGTGGGGAATATCGAACCTCAAATCACATTAGAAGATGTGGCACAGTTACAGGAAGAAGCCCCTGCAGCTGAAAAAACAATGTGGAAAGATAGAGGAGCACTACAGGGACAACATgacaaaatatggagaaatgggGAGGGGTTGGTCATAGCACCCACATCATTACTAACCGTACTAATTAGTGAAGCACATGGAGTGGATCACTGTGCAAGAGGAGAAGTGGCTAGGAAGATTAAGAAGGaaggattctggtcaccatacctgcAAAACTCAATTGACTATATACTAGGTCTGTGTGCGGTGTGTGCTCAGAATAATATCAGGAAGGGCATTACTGCCCCAATAGGGCAT GAACCCAGACGAGAAGGGCCGTTTGAAGTCACCAAAGTATCTCCCACGGCGTTGCAAGTAGAAGGCAGTACACTGTGGTATCACTTGAACCATTGTACCAGAACGGTACCcggggtaggggagagaagggagactgaAGATAGTGGCAGGGCGGATAGaagtagcagcgaggaagagatagcactacacgaggagaatcgtgaggaggaggagcagagccaAAGTAGAACAGAAATAGTAGCGGATGATgagagtggttctgtgcatgagctGGCTGATGATACACATGCCCAGCCTGAGCCTGTTAGTCAAGGTGCCGAGGGAGGTGAGAACAGGGAAAGGGCCTCGTTCCCCACCTGGGACTTGGAAACTATTTCCCTTGGGGACTTCCTTGACCCATAA